In the genome of Xenopus laevis strain J_2021 chromosome 1S, Xenopus_laevis_v10.1, whole genome shotgun sequence, one region contains:
- the golph3.S gene encoding golgi phosphoprotein 3 (coat-protein) S homeolog (The RefSeq protein has 1 substitution compared to this genomic sequence), whose translation MTSLTQRSSGLVQRRTEASRNDREKATEGEEEERERDGQEEDERAGDKEARLTLMEEVLLLGLKDREGYTSFWNDCISAGLRGCMLIELAFRGRISLESGGMRRKSLLARKVIFKSDAPTGDVMLDEALKHIKETPTPETVQSWIELLSGETWNPLKLHFQLRNVRERLAKNLVEKGVLTTEKQNFLLFDMTTHPLTNNNIKQRLIKKVQEAVLDKWVKDPHRMDKRLLALIYLAHSADVIENAFAPLLDDQYDLAMKRVRQLLDLDPEVESTKPNANEILWAVVATFTK comes from the exons ATGACGTCCCTGACGCAGCGCAGCTCCGGGCTCGTACAGCGCCGAACCGAGGCCTCCCGAAACGACAGAGAGAAGGCGACtgagggggaggaagaggagagggAGCGGGGTGGGCAGGAGGAGGACGAGAGGGCAGGGGACAAGGAGGCCAGGCTCACCCTCATGGAGGAGGTGCTACTGCTGGGCCTGAAGGACAGAGAG GGGTACACATCCTTTTGGAATGATTGCATCTCTGCAGGCTTACGAGGCTGTATGCTTATTGAGCTGGCATTTAGGGGAAGGATCTCTCTGGAATCTGGTGGTATGCGGCGCAAAAGTCTACTTGCACGAAAG gttATCTTCAAATCTGATGCCCCAACGGGTGATGTTATGCTCGATGAAGCCTTAAAACATATCAAGGAAACCCCAACCCCAGAAACAGTGCAAAGCTGGATTGAGCTTCTCAGTG GTGAAACGTGGAATCCACTAAAGCTGCACTTCCAGCTAAGAAACGTGCGTGAGCGCCTAGCTAAAAATCTGGTGGAAAAGGGGGTGTTAACCACGGAGAAACAAAACTTTCTGCTCTTTGACATGACGACGCACCCCCTGACAAACAATAACATCAAGCAGCGTTTAATCAAGAAGGTACAAGAAGCCGTTCTGGACAAGTGGGTGAAAGACCCTCATCGCATGGACAAACGCTTGTTGGCTCTCATCTACCTGGCCCACTCTGCTGACGTCATTGAGAACGCATTTGCCCCGCTCCTGGACGATCAGTACGACCTGGCCATGAAAAGAGTGCGGCAGCTGCTGGATCTGGACCCGGAAGTGGAGAGTACGAAGCCAAACGCTAATGAGATCCTCTGGGCTGTCGTGGCCACATTCACAAAATAA
- the LOC121399538 gene encoding uncharacterized protein LOC121399538 has product MLHAHVPQKRLRFNSLKCLLHEVGSCSLGIKVGSCSLGIKVGSCSLGIKVGSCSLGIKVGSCRLGIKVGSCRLGIKVGSCSLGIKVGSCCLCPIVSHTLIMFIPSSKLSGIQPRNQSWQLQPRNQSWQLQPRNQSWQLQPRNQSAVAVSESVGSCSLGIKVGSCRLGIKVGSCRLGIKVGSCRLGIKVGSCRLGIKVGSCRLGIKVGSCRLGIKVGSCRLGIKVGSCCLCPIVSHTLVHPLQ; this is encoded by the exons ATGTTGCATGCACATGTTCCCCAAAAACGACTGCGATTCAACTCACTAAAATGTTTGTTACATGAGGTCGGCAGTTGCAGCCTCGGAATCAAAGTTGGCAGTTGCAGCCTCGGAATCAAAGTTGGCAGTTGCAGCCTCGGAATCAAAGTTGGCAGTTGCAGTCTCGGAATCAAAGTTGGCAGTTGCCGTCTCGGAATCAAAGTTGGCAGTTGCCGTCTCGGAATCAAAGTTGGCAGTTGCAGTCTCGGAATCAAAGTCGGCAGTTGTTGCCTCTGTCCCATTGTTTCTCATACATTAATAATGTTCATCCCCTCCAGTAAACTGAGTGGAATCCAGCCTCGGAATCAAAGTTGGCAGTTGCAGCCTCGGAATCAAAGTTGGCAGTTGCAGCCTCGGAATCAAAGTTGGCAGTTGCAGCCTCGGAATCAGTCGGCAGTTGCAGTCTCGGAATCAGTCGGCAGTTGCAGTCTCGGAATCAAAG TTGGCAGTTGCCGTCTCGGAATCAAAGTTGGCAGTTGCCGTCTCGGAATCAAAGTTGGCAGTTGCCGTCTCGGAATCAAAGTTGGCAGTTGCCGTCTCGGAATCAAAGTTGGCAGTTGCCGTCTCGGAATCAAAGTTGGCAGTTGCCGTCTCGGAATCAAAGTTGGCAGTTGCCGTCTCGGAATCAAAGTCGGCAGTTGTTGCCTCTGTCCCATTGTTTCTCATACATTAGTTCATCCCCTCCAGTAA